From the Chloroflexus aurantiacus J-10-fl genome, one window contains:
- a CDS encoding acyl-CoA carboxylase subunit beta, which yields MTQTTAEKIAALRERRERARNQDPVAIARQHERGKLTARERIDRLLDPGSFVELDAFAVHRTSAFGMERRKPLGDGVITGHGTIDGRPVCVFAQDFTVFGGSLGEVFAEKICKVMDLALRMGVPCIGINDSGGARIQEGVVSLGGYAEIFYRNVLSSGVIPQLSIIAGPCAGGAVYSPAMTDFIFMVKNISQMFITGPDVIKTVTGEEVGFEELGGAMTHNTRSGVAHFAADSEDECFDQLRTLLSFLPSNNMEDPPYQAPTDDPERMDEDLQSIIPDNPRKAYDMIKVIEAVVDDGFFFEVQPAWAKNIVIGFARLDGHVVGVVGNQPLQMAGTLDIDSSVKAARFVRFCDAFNIPLVTFVDVPGFLPGTQQEYGGIIRHGAKLLYAYCEATVPKLTVITRKAYGGAYDVMASKHIRADFNFAWPTAEIAVMGVDAAVRIIFRKELAEADDPAARLAELVEDYQNRFANPYVAAERGYIDAVIEPRETRPALIRALRLARTKRQSLPARKHGNIPL from the coding sequence ATGACGCAGACAACCGCAGAAAAGATTGCTGCATTGCGTGAACGACGCGAACGGGCACGAAATCAAGACCCGGTGGCAATCGCCCGGCAACACGAACGAGGGAAATTAACGGCGCGAGAGCGAATTGATCGTCTACTTGATCCCGGTTCCTTCGTCGAACTTGACGCATTTGCTGTTCATCGTACCTCTGCGTTTGGTATGGAACGGCGCAAACCATTGGGTGACGGCGTGATCACCGGGCACGGTACGATTGATGGTAGACCCGTTTGTGTGTTTGCCCAGGATTTCACTGTGTTTGGTGGGTCATTAGGCGAGGTGTTTGCCGAGAAGATTTGCAAAGTCATGGATCTGGCTTTGCGCATGGGTGTGCCCTGCATCGGCATCAACGATAGTGGTGGAGCACGTATTCAGGAAGGTGTGGTAAGCCTGGGTGGTTATGCCGAGATCTTCTACCGTAACGTCCTCAGTAGTGGTGTGATACCACAATTATCGATTATTGCCGGGCCATGTGCAGGTGGGGCAGTCTACTCGCCGGCAATGACCGATTTTATCTTTATGGTCAAAAACATTAGCCAGATGTTCATTACCGGGCCGGATGTGATCAAAACCGTCACCGGCGAAGAGGTTGGCTTTGAAGAGTTAGGCGGGGCGATGACCCACAATACCCGCAGTGGAGTGGCGCATTTTGCCGCCGACAGTGAAGATGAATGCTTCGATCAGTTGCGGACACTGCTCTCATTTTTGCCATCCAACAACATGGAAGACCCGCCGTATCAGGCGCCAACCGATGATCCGGAGCGGATGGACGAAGATTTGCAAAGCATCATTCCCGACAATCCACGCAAAGCCTACGACATGATTAAGGTTATTGAGGCCGTGGTAGATGATGGGTTCTTCTTCGAGGTGCAACCGGCATGGGCAAAGAACATCGTCATCGGCTTTGCCCGTCTGGATGGTCACGTGGTTGGGGTGGTTGGCAATCAACCGCTGCAAATGGCCGGTACGCTGGATATTGACAGTTCCGTGAAGGCAGCGCGCTTTGTACGCTTTTGCGATGCGTTTAACATTCCGCTGGTTACATTCGTGGATGTACCGGGCTTCTTGCCGGGCACACAGCAGGAATACGGCGGAATCATCCGTCATGGAGCCAAACTTCTGTACGCATACTGTGAAGCAACTGTACCGAAATTAACGGTTATTACCCGTAAAGCGTATGGCGGAGCCTATGATGTGATGGCGAGCAAGCACATTCGCGCCGACTTCAACTTTGCCTGGCCAACCGCTGAAATTGCCGTGATGGGTGTTGATGCAGCGGTACGCATTATCTTTCGCAAAGAGCTGGCTGAAGCAGATGATCCGGCAGCACGGCTGGCCGAACTGGTTGAAGACTACCAGAATCGTTTTGCCAATCCGTATGTTGCCGCCGAACGTGGGTATATTGATGCGGTTATCGAACCGCGTGAGACACGACCGGCCCTGATTCGCGCCTTACGCCTGGCACGCACGAAGCGTCAGAGTCTGCCAGCCCGTAAGCATGGCAACATTCCATTGTGA